One region of Ascaphus truei isolate aAscTru1 chromosome 13, aAscTru1.hap1, whole genome shotgun sequence genomic DNA includes:
- the SDSL gene encoding serine dehydratase-like, with amino-acid sequence MESQQEDPFHIVTPLKESRALSKAAGTHVLMKLENIQPMGSFKIRGIGHYCQKLAMKGCTRFVCSSGGNAGLAAAYACEKLGLPATIIVPECTGRDIVCKLQDRGAAVQQTGKVWDDADAHALRLAQAPGSVYIPPFNHPLVWEGHASLVSELKASLGSQEPGAFVVAVGGGGLLAGLVSGMTQVGWADVPIIAMETRGAHCLNAALQAGGPVTLPDITSIAKCLGAKTVCDRALECARDRRVISVVVDDRDALRAVERFLDDEFMLVEISCGAALAAVYSGHIQRLQEEGSLPLLLGPLVIIVCGGSAISLSQLRDFKSQLGMD; translated from the exons ATGGAGTCCCAACAGGAAGATCCGTTTCACATTGTCACTCCACTGAAGGAGAGCCGAGCTTTGTCCAAGGCAGCTGGCACCCATGTCCTTATGAAGCTGGAGAACATCCAGCCCATGGGGTCTTTCAAGATACGGGGAATCGGACACTACTGTCAGAAG TTGGCCATGAAGGGCTGCACGAGGTTTGTCTGCTCCTCAG GAGGGAACGCTGGGCTGGCCGCAGCTTACGCCTGTGAGAAGCTGGGACTGCCAGCCACCATCATTGTCCCAGAATGCACTGGGAGAGACATAGTGTGCAAGCTGCAGGATCGGGGAGCAGCAGTGCAGCAGACAGGAAAG GTTTGGGATGATGCGGACGCACACGCTCTACGCCTGGCTCAGGCCCCAGGCTCCGTGTACATTCCTCCTTTTAATCACCCTCTGGTTTG GGAGGGTCACGCCAGCCTGGTGTCTGAGTTGAAGGCCTCCCTGGGCTCCCAGGAGCCGGGTGCTTTCGTGGTGGCGGTTGGGGGAGGAGGTCTTCTGGCCGGCCTGGTATCCGGGATGACCCAGGTGGGCTGGGCTGACGTGCCCATCATCGCCATGGAGACGAGGGGAGCCCACTGTCTGAATGCAGCACTCCAGGCTGGGGGACCTGTAACTCTACCTGACATCACCAG TATTGCCAAGTGTCTGGGTGCGAAGACGGTGTGTGACAGAGCGCTGGAGTGTGCGCGAGACAGGCGCGTGATCTCTGTGGTTGTGGATGACAGAGACGCCCTGCGGGCAGTAGAGAGATTCCTGG atgATGAGTTCATGTTAGTAGAGATATCCTGTGGTGCTGCTCTTGCAGCTGTATATTCAGGACACATCCAGCGCTTGCAGGAGGAAGGGAGCCTGCCTCTGCTGCTGGGCCCCCTGGTGATTATAGTCTGTGGGGGCAGCGCAATCAGCCTCTCCCAGCTCCGGGACTTCAAATCACAGCTGGGAATGGACTGA